The genomic interval TGGCGAAATTATTTCCGATACTCATACACCAATTCTCTCGCGGGAAGAAGCAGCGCAAATCGATCGCCTTTTGCGTCGCAACCGCCGCCTCCCCCCTCGTTCTGCCAGCGCTCCCCGCTCTCTGGCTGGATTAGTTCGCTGCCAGCAATGTCAGTCGGGGATGAAAATATCCCGAGTAACTCGCCATCGAAAGTCCGGAGAATATTTGTATTTACATCCCATTTCTTGTCCCCTCCAACCCAAATGCAAAGGATTGCGTTACGAGGAAGTTTTGCAAGGGACAATCGATCGCATTTGCCAGGATCTACAACAAGCAGTTTCCGGATTATCCTTACCCGATCTCGACCGAATTAAAGCCGAAGTCAATCGCGAAATTACTAACAATAATTATATCTTAGACCAATTGCCACAACTGGTAGAAACGGGAATTTTAGATCCCGAAACGGCAGAATTGCGCGCTTATAAACTGCGTACTGAAATAGCAACATTGCGATCGCGTTTATCCGCACTGCCCCCAGTGAATCTGACTTCCGTCGCGCGATCGGTTTCGCTTCCGCAATTTTGGCTCGATCTTTCGGAAGCCGAACGCCGGTTTTACTTCCGCGAGTTCATTCGCGAAATTCAGGTTATTTGTTTGCCAGATAGGGAAAAAGGCGATCGCAATTGGCAATTAAAACTAATTTTCATCTTCTAACTTACGTCGAAGTAGAGACTCTGAAAAACCGGGTTTCTGACCTTTACCTCCAGCCAGAAGTCAAATCGGTTGGAGAAACCCGGTTTCTGGGCATCTCTACGGCAAATCCCCCAAGCTCGATACGGTTTGCCCTCCTGACTGCAAGGCTTGTAGCTCTTAGGATGAATTCATACGCAATCACTCACCCAAGCCAATGTCGGGAGGGCGACCATGAAAACCCAAAGACCAACCTATCGTCAAAATCAACCAACCCGTGAAACCTCGAGATATGTACCCGCAATGGAATGGGAAATAACCTCAGACGAGGCAACTGTTCGGGTTGAAGTTCCTGGAGTTGATGCGGACGATATTCAGATTGAAATTAACGACAAAATAGTCAAATTACAATGGCATCGCCCGCAACCGACAACTAGGGTGCAAAACCGATGGCGTTCGGAACTAAAATACGGTGACTTTTATCGGCATTTCGCGTTGCCTTTTGCGATAGAGAGCGATCGCACTCAAGCCACACTAAATAACGGTATTTTAACCCTAAGCTTACCGAAACAGGCGCGATCGCAACCGGTCAAAGTTCACCTCAGCAAACCCGCACCGCGCCAAACCGAACTGAAAGTGGCAGAAAACCCACCCAGAACCGAACCCATAACCGACCCTTGGGCGGCTTAGTTCCCCATACCCCCGATCTAAGGTTCGGTAAACCGCCCTTCAAACCCAGGGCAAACCCCCATCAGTATAGGGAAAGAGATCCTTATACTGAGAACGGCCAAACCCCACGGCGAAACCGATATAGAGGGAGCTTCCGGCCGCGGCCGAACCGCTCTCGTAGTTAGTAAACATAGACCCCAAACACACTTCTTATGGCTAAAGTAGTTGGAATAGACTTAGGAACCACAAACTCTTGCGTTGCAGTAATGGAAGGTGGAAAGCCCACCGTTATTGCGAATGCTGAAGGAGGACGCACCACGCCTTCAGTCGTTGCTTATGCGAAAAATGGCGATCGCCTAGTGGGACAAATCGCCAAGCGTCAAGCGGTCATGAACGCCCAAAATACCTTCTATTCGGTCAAGCGGTTCATCGGACGGCGCCAGGACGAAGTGGGCACCGAATCGACGGAAGTCTCTTACGAAGTTGTCAAAGAAGGCAATAACGTTAGACTCAACTGTCCTGCTGTTGACAAAAAGTTTGCCCCGGAAGAAATCTCCGCACAAGTCTTGCGCAAACTGGTTGATGATGCGAGCAAATACTTGGGCGAAACTGTAACCCAAGCGGTCATCACCGTTCCTGCTTATTTTAACGATTCCCAACGGCAAGCCACCAAAGATGCTGGGAAAATTGCTGGGGTCGAAGTTCTACGGATTATTAACGAGCCTACCGCAGCCTCTCTCGCTTACGGACTGGACAAAAAAAGTAACGAAACCATCCTCGTTTTTGACCTTGGTGGCGGAACCTTTGATGTCTCCATCCTGGAAGTTGGCGATGGCGTCTTTGAAGTACTGGCGACCTCTGGAGATACTCACCTCGGTGGGGATGACTTCGATAAAAAAATTGTAGACCACCTCGCTGCAGAATTCCTGAAAACCGAAGGCATTGACTTGCGCAAAGATAAGCAAGCACTGCAACGGTTAACGGAAGCTGCGGAAAAAGCGAAAATCGAACTTTCGACCGTTACTCAAGCTGAAATTAACCTACCCTTTATTACCGCCACTCAAGAAGGCCCGAAACACCTAGACCTGACTCTGACACGCGGTAAGTTTGAAGACCTGTGCTCCGACTTGATCGATCGCTGCCGCATTCCGGTGGAAAATGCGATTAAAGATGCGAAACTGGACAAATCTGCGATCGATGAGGTGGTTCTCGTTGGAGGTTCGACTCGCATCCCCGCAGTGCAAGAAGTCGTTGAAAAAACCCTGGGCAAAGCACCCAACCAAACCGTAAACCCGGATGAAGTTGTTGCTGTTGGTGCTGCCATTCAAGGTGGGGTACTCGCTGGAGAAGTCAAAGACATTCTCTTGCTCGACGTAACTCCCCTCTCCTTGGGTGTGGAAACCCTCGGTGGCGTCATGACCAAAATCATTCCGCGCAACACCACCATCCCCACCAAAAAATCGGAAACCTTCTCCACTGCTGTCGATAGCCAAACCAATGTGGAAATCCACGTTCTCCAAGGGGAACGGGAAATGTCCAACGACAACAAGAGTTTGGGAACCTTCCGCTTAGATGGTATTCCCGCAGCTCCTCGCGGTGTACCCCAAATTGAAGTTACCTTCGATATCGACGCTAACGGTATCCTGAACGTGACCGCGAAAGACAAGGGAACCGGTAAAGCTCAGTCTATCAGCATCACCGGTGCTTCCACTCTCGACGATCGCGAAGTTGACCGCATGGTGAAAGAAGCAGAAGCGAATGCCGATGCCGATAAAGAACGTCGCGAAAAAATCGATCGCAAAAACCAAGCCGACCAACTTTGCTACCAAGCTGAGAAGCAAATGGGCGAGCTAGAAGATAAGGTTTCTGCTGAGGAGAAAACTAAGGTCGAAGGTCTGATTAAAGACTTGCGCGAGGCAGTCGGCAAAGAAGATGATGAAAGCATTCAATCTTTGACCAACGAGTTGCAACAAACCCTTTACACCATCAGCAGCAATATCTATCAGCAAGCTGGCGGTGAGGGTGCCGAAGCGCCGGGTGCAGATGCGGCTCCTGGAGCAGATGCGGGTTCTGACAGTCCCGATGATGATGTCATTGATGCTGAGTTCTCGGAAACCAAATAATTTCTCGATAACCTAGAGATAACTGAGGGGCGAACAAAAGATCTGTTCGCCCCTATTCTATTTCCATTAAGAATAGGTCTCGAAAGCATTCCAAAGTCACTGAGTATGAAACCCGAAGACGAATTAAGACATTTACTCTACTCAGCTTATCCTGGTGAGGAAATAGAGTATCCTGGATTATGCATTTATGTAGCCGAATGTCCGGGTAATGCGGAGCAAGTTCTCCAGAACTGCCGAGATGTTTTGTCCGTGGTGCTTCGACAATACGAGAAACCATGGCCTTGCGATCGTGAATGGCTACAACTATTGCCCAAATGGTTTATTGAACGTTGCGCTCCAGAAAGAACTGATGAAGAAGTAGAGCAAGACCAGGAGAGATTTAGGCAGCTTTCGCCGGAAGAACAGGCAAAGGAAATTGATAACGAAGAATGGTCAGTCCTGGAATGGATTTACTGGTTCGATTTATCCGATGATATCCGATATTGGTTTTGGTGGGGCGCCATTATTGAAGATTGCGATACCTTGTTAGTGGCAATTAAGATAGTCGATTGGCCGATTCCATATGAATCTTTTTTATGGCTATTGAGAGCATCTGGTGCGATCTCTGTTGATGAAATATTAGGTGACTGCGATTGGGATAAATTTGGCACACATTTAGGCGGAGATGTTTAGTAGTGTATGGCGATCGCTACAAGAGAAAAACCCGAGCCGTTCTGTTATAGGAAATTCCTATATATTTGCTACAGTTGGAGGAATATCATGGAGTAAAACGGCAATGGTTGCGTTGGTACGATGCCCGAGGACATTGGATTCCTACACCTGCCGAACGCGCACAGGAAGAAGCAAATCTGGCTAACCAACGCGCACGGGGTGCTCGGGAAGAAGCGAATCTGGCTAACCAACGGGCACAGAGTGCGGAACAGTCCCAGAAAAGAGCTATCCCGCGACTGTTAAGTATGGGGTTGAGTGCCGAGCAGGTTGCTGAGGCTTTGGGATTATCGGTTGAGGAGATAAGTCAATGGACAGAAAGTTAAGCTGAGATTGGCTGTAGATATTTGTTGTTGTGCCTTTATTCTTTGAGGAGGTTATCGATTATGAGTGACGATCGCAAATTTGAAACGACAGTACAGAAGGTGGTCGAGATGACCGGAGATTGGGAACTGCGCGATCGCCTCCGCCAGTTAGACTTGGATATTGTCAATGTGATGTGGGAAGATACGGCGCGCACTCCTGGCTCGGTTTGGGGACCGAATATTACGGATATGACGTTGCAAGTACGCCATGGGAAAGGGAATACGATGCGATCGCTCTTACCCGTGATTCGCTATCCCAATTTTACCGATAAAACTGGCGATGTTCCCCTAGAGTTGGTCTCCATTAAAGTGGGCAATGAAGCGGGGAAAGCGTTGCAGGTTATTCCGCTCAAAGATTATCTGAATAACTTATCGAAGTATATTAGCGATCGCAATACCATCCACGAGGAAAATCAACCGCTCATTACCGATAAAGATTCCCACGTTCTCGTTAGCGCGCAAGCCTGCTTTCTGCCAATTCCACAACAGGGAAAATGCAGCTTTAATCCGGTATTGTTTAACTATCAATCTCGCCCGAATAGTCCTGCCGTGCTGACCGTTCTGATTACTCCAGAAGGCAGTAGTGCTACAGTCTTAGATAATGAAACCGATCGCGCTCAATGGGGACAGAATGTTTTCTTCAATAACAACGGTCAAAAGACCTGCTTGACTGGAGAGCGTCTGAGCGACTACAAAGCGAATCTCGTGGCAGAACTAGCTCGTAGGGAAGGCATTTCTGTGGATGAAGCAGGCGATCGCGTCACGGTTGCCGATGATGTAAATATGGTAATGGTGATTCAGGTTCCGTTGAAGCCAAACCCAGAAGCGTTTAGGCATGAAGAACGGCAACGGGGCATTTCCTTGGGTGCTGTTGCCATATGCTACAGCAAATCTAGCGATATGGAAGATGCGGTTATCGGCCATGGGGAAGACGAAGGCGAACACCCAGAACTGGGAGGACACCGCCTGGAGCGAGACGATCGCTATCCAATTCGGGTTACGGTACAGTTTTATAAAGCCACCAGTAACGGCATTGTCGATGAAGAGGATTTAGCCAATATATATTACTCCATTGAAACGGCTTATACCAGTGCTGATTATATTGGTTCTCTAGTGGTCGGCAGTTTAGAAAAAGGCTCTCTCGGTATGGGGGAAGCGCGTCCGACTCAACCTGCACCCTCCCCCGAACCAGTGCTTGCTCCTCCCAAGGATTATTTGCAAGTAGTTAATCCCTTTAGTTCCCATCAACAACCGAAAACTTAGGTGGCGGTTACCGATGTTAGGGAAAGGAACGGCTCGGAAAAAAGCGATCGCGAAAATGACCATTATCAATTGGTGAATATGGGAGAGATTGTTCTAGCCTATCATGCTCCTCACGTACGCCAGCACGCGGATTTTGCGGTAGGTTAGTTAAGTAGATTTGAATCCCAATGTTTGCAGCGCGATCGCCTGTGCATCTGGCATTTGTCCGTAACTGAAAACGTAGGGAATATCTGCAGGAAGTTGCGGTTGTAAGAGGTCGAGAATATAGGGACTGCCATAAAGGACTAAGGCTTGGAGATGTCCGGTTTTGACCAGTTCTTGGAAAAGTGCGATCGCGCGATCGTTTAATTGGGAACTGCCTCGGAAGGGATGGCCGCGCACGAAGAGTTGCAGGAGAGTCGGTTCTTCCCAGGTTGGCAGAGGGTAGGGAGTATGGGAGTCTACTAACTGGAGTTTATATCCTTCCTCTTCCGGTAAGATAATTGCCGGAGCAGGTTTTGCCAGAACGGCACAATCGAGGGCATCATCGACTGCGATTAAATTATACCCAGGCTTTGGAACCAGATGTAGTTTTCCGCCAACGGTTTGGGCGTCTCGGGTAATAGCGCGCGCTGTTTCTCTAGTATCGATATTACCAATAGCTTGCGGAAATTGCGGAATATCTGGCGCGGCAATCTTCTCTTTCGCTTGCCAGATTCGTTCTACGGAGGCTTGGATTCTTTCTGGTGTAATTTTACCCTCGCGCACGGCATCGCACACGGCGGCGATCGCTCCCGGAGGATCTCCCGGCATGAGTAAAATATCGGCTCCCGCTTGCACGGCTAACACGGCGGCTTCGTTGGTTCCGTAGTGGTTGGCGATCGCGCCCATAACCAAGGCATCGGTGACAATGAGTCCGGAAAACCCGAGTTCCTGGCGCAGCTTTTCTGTTAGAATTTTTGCCGATAAGGTGGCCGGTTCCTCCGTATCCCAGGCGGGAATAGAGAGATGAGCGGTCATCACGGCATCGACTCCAGCGGCGATCGCATGTTGGAACGGAACGAGTTCGACTTCCGCGAGCCGTTCTGGAGAATGGGGCAATACAGGCAGTTGCAGATGAGAATCTACGGCTGTATCGCCATGACCGGGGAAATGTTTCGCTGTCGTCAGGATAGGATGAACGCGCGCTCCTTGAATATAGGCGGAGATTAAAGTGCTCGTCGTTTCCACAGTTTCGGCGAACGCGCGCACGTTTATGACTGGATTGTTCGGGTTATTATTTACATCGGACACGGGAGCGTATAACCAATTGATTCCCAAGGCTAAGGCTTCTCGCGCCGTCATTTCTCCCATCTTCCGGGCATACTCGATCGCCGTTTCGGGAGACTGTTTGGCGATCGCGCCTAATGCCATGGGGGGCGGAAAGTGCGTGGCTGCCGAAAACCGCTGCCCCACTCCTTCTTCCACGTCCGCTCCCACGAGCAAGGGAATCTCGGCTAGGGCTTGCAGAGAGGAGATGCGATCGCGCAGTTCCGCCGCACTTCCTCCAACTAAAATTATGCCGCCCACTCCCAAATGTGCAATCCATTCGTGTAGCGTCTTATTCGGCGGTTCCCAATTGGGATAGCGAATTTGATGGTCGAATCGATAGCCAGCAGCGCGAACCACCACCATTTGCGCCACTTGTTGTTCTAAGGATAGCAAAGCCAAGTCAGGGCGATGAAATTGAGGATTGCCCATTTTCTACACCACCCTAACTGCTTTACTCATTGTCTTGAGCGGAGACAATCTTGCCATACTCTTCCTCCTCGACTTCGGCGAGGGGACGATCTTGAGAAATCTTATTCATTAAATCCAATAAGCGATCGCCTCGTTCCAGAGAGCGGTCTTCCAGAAAAGTTACTTCCGGGGTGCGTCGCAGTTGCATTCGATGGCCGAGTTCGTAGCGCACGTAAGAGGTTGCCGATCGCAAACCTTCCATAGTTTCGGCTTTCGCGTCTTCCGTTCCATAGATGCTGACAAAAATCTTGGCATGTTGCAGGTCGCCCGAAACATCCACGTCGGTTACGCTGACCATCCCCGCTCCCACTCGGTCATCCTTAATCCCATGGATTAACATCTGGCCCACTTCGCGTTTAATTTGGGAGGATACGCGAGAAACACGGCGACTGTTAGCCATTAGACTGCCTCCACGAGTACTAAGGATCGGCCTTCATTCTATCCGATTCCGGCCCCGTTTGGGATCTTCCGGAATTTAAACGGCGGATAAGCCGAGCATGGCGCGCAGGGTGAGGGTGAGGAAGATAAACCCGGAGACGAGGAAACCGAGAGTTGCGATCGCGGTTACGGGACGGCTGAAGAAGGGTTGCAGAGATTTGAACAGGAAGTAGAATATCCCTAGGGTGAAGGAGATGAGATAGCGGGGATAGCGCGATACGTTTTGAAAGAAGTCTCCCATGGCGGTTGGCGATCGAGTGGTTAGGGAACGTCAATTATTGTAGGCGATTTGGAGGCAGTTTGGAGATAGTGCACCTGAGGTTATCGATCGTTGCTTCATCAAGACCTATGCTATTGTCATCGCCATTTTAGTTTACCCGATCGCAATCGCTCCGCGATCGAACACTTGGCTGTCGGTTCCAATGGCTTGGATGACGATGCGATCGCCATACACCTCATAAGCGGCAAAACTCAACTGAGAAGCCGAGTGTGCCGTCCACTGGGACTGTCCCACATCTCGCACTCCCGCACCCGCACCGCAGATGAGATAAGTAGTGCCATCAATGGGATAGGTGCGTTCGTAGACATGTTCGTGACCGTTGATGTAGAGTTGTACGCCATGTTTCTTGAATAACGGAGTCAGCAGCTTAATCAATTTATCGTTAACGCCATAGTGAGCCGACGAATAAATTTGATGGTGGCCGAAGACAATTTTCCACGGTGCTTGGCTTTCTCCCAGTTGTTTGTCCAGCCAAGGTAATTGCTCTTCCCAATTCGCATTATGATTAGTATCCAAGGCAAAAAACTGTACCGGATCTTGCTGCCAGGTGTAATAGCGTTGTCCGCCCATATTGAAGAGAGGATATTGCGTTTGCGGAACCCCGTTATCGGTACGAATATCGTGGTTGCCCAGACAGGCATAGAAGGGTACGCCTTGTTGCAATAATGGGGCATAAGGTTCTTCAAAAACTGCCTGAATCTTTTCAATTTCGCCATCGTTATAAATATTATCTCCGGCGAGCACCACCAACTCGTAGGGAGACTCTTGGTAATGCTTCGTCATGGCCGCCGCCACCGCATATTGTCCTTGGGCGCCAGTCCCCGTATCCGCCACGGAAACAAATCGCAGGAGAGGAGGACGATCCGAGGCAACATCGACGCTTTCCTTAGAGATGGCTAAGTCCGAGAAAGAACCGGAACGCTGCGCTTGTACGCCCTTACCGATCGCCCATCCCAGAGCGATTCCTCCTCCCCATGTTAGCAGTTGCCGGCGTTGTATTTTCATCGCAATTCTGGATTGACTCACTCCACTTCACTTCAGTGTGAACCACAATTTGCTAAAGTTCAACATTAACGCTGAAATAAAACCCATCATCCTGAGCGTTATTTCCTCGGTCGGGTAACTCAATTAAGGGTATGCCATAATCGACGCGCACGTTCCATCCCGGCATGACTTCCCAGAGTATGGCCATCCCCGTTCCCATGAGAAACTTTTGCGATGCAATAATATTAGGATTTCCCGATTTATTCCAGACTTGACCGATATCGAGAAAGGGAGCAAATGTCAAACTCGGTTGACCGCTGGCGTTGCGCTGGATGGTAATCCGGTCTTCAATAGAAATGAGAAATCCATTATCTCCAGAGCGCGCATTTTGCCGATAGCCGCGCAGAGATTGACCGCCACCAATCACGAACTGTCGCGAAGGGAGAAGGCTGGTGGTGGCCAGTTGTAAGTTGGCGCGCACCGTGAGTAGTTGATGTTTGCCCAACCGTTGCAACCGTTGAGCGCTCAGGTTCCAACTGAAGAACCGACTATCGGGAATAGGGTTGGGGTTGATTGTAGCATCGAATGCATCAATACCGAGGAGAAATTGCGATCGCGCCGCCCAAATTCCCCCCACATCTCGCCGCAAGTATTCTTGTCCGAAGCGAATGGCACTACTGCGGGTGCGGCCGCGATCGTCCGGTCCCGAGCCAAACCCGAAGGGAACATTTCCGAGAAAAGTTTGCCCTCGGTGATGGGAAAATCCGAGAGAGAGCGCAAACTCTTGCCGGGGAGAGCGAATGAAGGGTTGGCGAAAGTCAAATTCGTAACGTTGGGTTTCGCCGCGAATGCCCAAATCTTGCAGGTTAATGTTGCTCACTTCATTATTATCCGGCAAAAATTGAATGGTGAGCGCTCCATCCATAGCGTTGACGGGAACGCGATAGGTAAACTCGTAGCGATCGGTATCGCTGCCATTGGTAGGACGATTGTAACCGAAGCTGATGCGATCGCCCAAACCGGTCGGGTTCTGATACGCAACGCGAAACCCCATGCGCTCGGCACCAACGCTCGGCGTGGAATAGTTATCGACAAAAAAGTTAGCGCTCAACGGTCTAACTAAACTGACGCGCACGGTGAGCTTGCTTTGACCGATACCCGTGCCTGGTTGCAAACTCGCTTCTACATTTTCAAATAAGGGATCGGTTTTCAGCAGTCGCAATTGATTTTCCAACGAAGCACTATTTAAAGGAGCGCGAGCGCCGCGACGAATGCGGTTTCTAATATATCTCTCGTTTAAACGCCCCGAACCTTGAATGATAATTTCTTCTAAACTGCCTTCAATGACTTGAATTTCAACAATGCCATCGTCGAGAACTTGGTTGCCCAGAATTGCCCGAGAGTTGATATAGCCTTGGTTTAGATATTGTTCGGTAATGCTATCTGCCGCTTGCCTCAATTCCTCAATGGTTAGAGAACGACCTTGGTAGCTAGCAAGTAAGGTATTGAGTTCTTCTTCCGAGAAGATCGTGCTTCCGGTAACCAGGATTTGTTTCACTTCGACTTCACTGGGAGGTTCGCCAGTCTCGTCTGTGGTTTGCGAGAGAGCTTGAGGAGTCTCAGAAATTTCTAACAAGGGTTGGGGAGCAATATTTACCGTCTCGAAACCAGGAGAATATTCCCAACTCAACTCCGGCCCGTTGCTCCAAGAAAAAGATTCGCTCGGAAGTAGTTCTGGCGGTGTAAAACTCTCTATTGCAGGTTCCGGAGTAAATTCTAAATCGTCTAGAGATTTGCCTGCCGAAGCTGTCTCCAAGCTACGGGCCGGATGTTCTGCACCATTGGGAACATCGGCCCCAGGAGATGGCAAGGCTCGGGTTGGCTGAATATAGGTGGCGAATAAGGCAAGACCAGATAGACTGGATAATAAGAACTCACTCCTCACGCGATAGACCTCTATAGAGCAATGGTTAACTTCAGGGCAGACAGTTCAAGGGATCTGTCGATCGCCTCGACTAAGGCACAATACCAAGCAAAAGCCGGTCATCGGTATATTTCCGATAACTCATAACGAATATAGCGGATACGAGTTACCCTCACCAGCGATCTGTGTCAGTCACCCGCTATAATCTTTGTGTGATTCAACTTTACCTATGTCTCTTAAGCGTTTAACTCCTCCAGTTCGGGCGGGCATCATTGGTACTGGTTTTGCTGCGGGACGAAGAGCGCGAGCACTACAAGAGGACGATCGCGCGCAGTTAGTTGCAGCAGTCGGACATCAACCCGAGAAGACGGAGCAGTTTGCTCGAACTTACGGCCTGCAAGTTCTACCCCATTGGCAGGATCTGGTGGCCCTTTCGGATCTGGATTTGGTGGTGGTGAGTACGATTAATCGAGATTGTGCTGCGATCGCAAAAGGTGCTCTGCAAGCGCGCAAGCATGTCGTCGTCGAATATCCTCTCGCCTTGAATTTGACGGCAGGGCGAGAATTGCTGGTTCTGGCGCAAAATCAGCAGCGACTGTTGCATGTGGAACATATTGAGGTGTTGGGTGAATTGCACCAAGTCTTTAAGCAAGCGCTATCTCAGTTAGGGGAAGTGAGCTACGCGCGCTACAGTAAAATTGCTCCGAAACATCCCGCTCCCCAGCGTTGGAGTTATCAGAAATCCTTATTTGGGTTTCCGTTAGTGGCGTCTCTCTCCTGCATCCACCGGTTAACGGATGCTTTCGGAATGGTAAGTTCGGTTAGTTGCCAAACGCGCTATTGGCCGGAAGAGCAGGAGCAGTATGGAGCGTGTTTATCGACGGCGCAACTGACGTTTAAATGTGGAACGATCGCGGATATTATTTATGCCAAAGGCGATCGCTTTTGGCATCCGGAGCGCCGGTTGGAAGCTCGTGGCAGCCAAGGATCGATTATTTGTTCCAGTCAAAGCGCTCTCCTCATTCAAGAGGATCGAACGCGGGAAATTGCGATCGGCTCTCGTCGGGGTTTATTTGCCGAAGATACGCGCCAAGTCTTAAATCACTTAATTGCCGCAGAGCCACTCTACATTACAGCGGAAGCCAGCCTCTATGCCCTGCAAGTGGCCTGCGCGGCCGAGCAGTCTGCGGCAACCGGACGGGTGGTGTGGGTCGATGAGTTGGATGCGATCGCCGTTTAATGAGAACAAATGTGCGATCGAGAGCGATCGCCTACACTAAAGAATCGGGATCGATATTTAACTGTCGTAGTTTCTCCCGAAGTTGTTGCAGATTGGATTCAGCGCTCTCGGCTCTTTCTTGTTGGCGTTCCTTTTCCTGGCGTTCGAGTTCCTTTTCTTGGCGCTGGCGATCGGTTTCTTGGCGCTGGCGATCGCGCTCTTGTACGATATCTTCATACGTTCCGAACGCTTCCCCGCTCGGCGCAAATAGCTGCAAATCTTGCGAAAGCGTACTAAAACTCACTTGCAATAAAGGACTTCTCCAACCCTCCATTTGCGCAATTTCAGTTAATCTCCCTCCACGTCTCAACCATCCTTGCAGTTCATTTCGTTGCGGATTGTAGACATAATATTCTTCCACGCCATAATAGTCGTAAAACCGAAACTTATCCTCCATTTCTCCCGTGCTATTACTCGGCGAGATAATCTCCATCGCCACTTGAGGTACGATATTTCCTTCTTCCCATTGCTTATAAGAGCCTCTGTCTTTTTTCTCGACTCCAAAAACTACCATAATATCCGGCGCTTGGCT from Roseofilum casamattae BLCC-M143 carries:
- a CDS encoding ShlB/FhaC/HecB family hemolysin secretion/activation protein, with product MRSEFLLSSLSGLALFATYIQPTRALPSPGADVPNGAEHPARSLETASAGKSLDDLEFTPEPAIESFTPPELLPSESFSWSNGPELSWEYSPGFETVNIAPQPLLEISETPQALSQTTDETGEPPSEVEVKQILVTGSTIFSEEELNTLLASYQGRSLTIEELRQAADSITEQYLNQGYINSRAILGNQVLDDGIVEIQVIEGSLEEIIIQGSGRLNERYIRNRIRRGARAPLNSASLENQLRLLKTDPLFENVEASLQPGTGIGQSKLTVRVSLVRPLSANFFVDNYSTPSVGAERMGFRVAYQNPTGLGDRISFGYNRPTNGSDTDRYEFTYRVPVNAMDGALTIQFLPDNNEVSNINLQDLGIRGETQRYEFDFRQPFIRSPRQEFALSLGFSHHRGQTFLGNVPFGFGSGPDDRGRTRSSAIRFGQEYLRRDVGGIWAARSQFLLGIDAFDATINPNPIPDSRFFSWNLSAQRLQRLGKHQLLTVRANLQLATTSLLPSRQFVIGGGQSLRGYRQNARSGDNGFLISIEDRITIQRNASGQPSLTFAPFLDIGQVWNKSGNPNIIASQKFLMGTGMAILWEVMPGWNVRVDYGIPLIELPDRGNNAQDDGFYFSVNVEL
- a CDS encoding Uma2 family endonuclease, giving the protein MVQELLRQSQIEARLYPESDGKPMANNTVQFRLITTIVGGLSAWFQERDDVFVTGDLLWYPKKAGTLTAVEQSLPFSQAPDIMVVFGVEKKDRGSYKQWEEGNIVPQVAMEIISPSNSTGEMEDKFRFYDYYGVEEYYVYNPQRNELQGWLRRGGRLTEIAQMEGWRSPLLQVSFSTLSQDLQLFAPSGEAFGTYEDIVQERDRQRQETDRQRQEKELERQEKERQQERAESAESNLQQLREKLRQLNIDPDSLV
- a CDS encoding Gfo/Idh/MocA family protein; amino-acid sequence: MSLKRLTPPVRAGIIGTGFAAGRRARALQEDDRAQLVAAVGHQPEKTEQFARTYGLQVLPHWQDLVALSDLDLVVVSTINRDCAAIAKGALQARKHVVVEYPLALNLTAGRELLVLAQNQQRLLHVEHIEVLGELHQVFKQALSQLGEVSYARYSKIAPKHPAPQRWSYQKSLFGFPLVASLSCIHRLTDAFGMVSSVSCQTRYWPEEQEQYGACLSTAQLTFKCGTIADIIYAKGDRFWHPERRLEARGSQGSIICSSQSALLIQEDRTREIAIGSRRGLFAEDTRQVLNHLIAAEPLYITAEASLYALQVACAAEQSAATGRVVWVDELDAIAV